The Rhinatrema bivittatum unplaced genomic scaffold, aRhiBiv1.1, whole genome shotgun sequence region TAAatagatttgtttaaaaaaaacttgaaacTTCTTTTCAGGTCTTTCTTTATAGGTTTATCTTTATTCTTGCAGTTGATTGCATTGTAATTGTTTGCTTTGTTACAACATGTTTGCATTGCAAGGTTTCAAGATTTCTTAAGACTGGAGGAGAGTGTGTTTACATGTATTTGTGAGCTCTTGAGATACTTGATAAGAATAGGTAATACTTGTATTCATTACTATGTGTCTAAGGCACAGAGCTACTGCTGGTACATTCTTATAAAGTAAACTAAAACCCCTCACCCACTGGTGAAATGAAGCTTCAGAGCCTCATGGCCTTCTTATGAGTAACCACACAGACATGGTTCATtggttcttcttttttatttcctATACAGGTTCATTTTTTTGCAAACCAGCTTTCATGCATTGCTTTCTaccaacttattttcaaaactgtgttaTGAACTTAATGCAGGTTTATTTTCCATTTAAAGTGATAATCAGTATTTACAGCCAGCTATTTAAACTGCCATTATTTTGTACAACAGTGAGTACTTACAAATCCATGTCAGTGGTTACTGTCATGCAATTAAAATGAATAGAAATATGCTGATAAAAATCCATACCTTTTAATTTCTATACATTGTCAATAAAAATGTTCTTATAACACTTGGGATTttagttgtgtgtatgtgtgtatgaacatATGGCATTAAAATGTTCTAGATCTGATTTATGACACACAACATTTCTGTGTACTaatacttccttttttttttttttttttaaggcttatGATGGGTTTGCCAATATAGGAATTTCACGATTGCTGGAACCTTCTGATATGGTTTTGTTAGCAATTCCTGACAAATTGACAGTAATGACTTATCTTTATCAAATTAGGGCACATTTCAGTGGCCAGGAACTGAATGTGGTTCAGATTGAAGCAAATAGCAGTAAAAGCACATATAAAGTGGGAAACTTTGAGACTGACACAAATAGTTCCATTGATCAGGATAAGTTCTATGCAGAGCTTAATGAACTGAACCGGGAGCCAGAAATGCAGCAAGCTAATAGTGGTTTGGCAGACTTTGTTTCTCAGGAtgactctttatttataaatgacaGTGGTATGGGAGAATCAGAAAGTGAGCATCAGACTCCTGATGATCATCTAAGCCCAAGCACAGCTTCTCCCTCTCGCAGAACTAAAAGTGACATTCACCCACAAAAATCTCATCAAAGCTCCTGCAGAAATTTTGGATCTGAAGATGCTAGGAAGAGCAACATCACAGACAAGGCACAAGCATCACCATTGTTGGGGAAAAAGAAACTGTTGAAAGCAGACACTTTAGACTTAAGTGATTTGTCTCATGTCAGTGATGAAAGAGAAGATGCATCT contains the following coding sequences:
- the LOC115082602 gene encoding EH domain-binding protein 1-like; the encoded protein is MVLLAIPDKLTVMTYLYQIRAHFSGQELNVVQIEANSSKSTYKVGNFETDTNSSIDQDKFYAELNELNREPEMQQANSGLADFVSQDDSLFINDSGMGESESEHQTPDDHLSPSTASPSRRTKSDIHPQKSHQSSCRNFGSEDARKSNITDKAQASPLLGKKKLLKADTLDLSDLSHVSDEREDASPTVPREDTDSQSHKSLNSTINYLEQEKRAHSQVTESRSPDTSSPVKKPNMSPTYNLGPSYSRDADLAMKKHISLQQTDTNVDSDSRSALNHTDQLAKTSQRMLSRQEELKERARVLLEQARRDAALKAGNKQTTSAVTPTRNKQLTDVRTDQYSFIRKCIQSKFTYYFFTKMTP